Genomic window (Granulicella arctica):
AATTGATGCAGATGAGGCCAGCAGCTCATCGAGGCTCGTGTGCGCGAGGATCTGCCGGTTGAAGACGTGGCCGAAGCTGCGTGCGACGGAATTGACGGCTGTTTCCATGCTGAGAGAGGCGTCCGGGTCGGCTTCGAGGTCGAGGCTGGTCACCTCGCGGTCGGCGATTCCGCAGGGAACGATCCACTGATAATCGCGCAGGTCGGTGGTGACGTTGAGCGCGAAGCCGTGCGAGGTAACGCCCTGCGAGACATGGACGCCGATAGCGACGACCTTCTTCTCGAGGATGCTGCCGCCGCCGATGGTCCAGACGCCGGTGCGCTTGCAGACGCGCTGGGTGGGGACGCCGAAGTCCTTGCAGGTGCGGATGAGAGCCTCTTCCATGAGGCGGACGAAGTCTACCGGTCCC
Coding sequences:
- the lipB gene encoding lipoyl(octanoyl) transferase LipB translates to MYLNLLHLGRIPYASGLAIQAQVVAARKAQTLGDALLLMEHPPVLTLGRNAHRSNILATDELLAARGVELHEINRGGDVTYHGPGQLVGYPIFDLRGDLPGKRGPHLGPVDFVRLMEEALIRTCKDFGVPTQRVCKRTGVWTIGGGSILEKKVVAIGVHVSQGVTSHGFALNVTTDLRDYQWIVPCGIADREVTSLDLEADPDASLSMETAVNSVARSFGHVFNRQILAHTSLDELLASSASIGVTAL